The DNA segment TCCAGCATCCAGAGGACTACTCAGAACTCGTCGTGTGGATAGCACTGTGCGGGCTGAAGTTCACCGTCGAGCAGGCAGAAGCAATCCGGGGGTTCCTCACGAACCGTGTCATCCAGAAACTGAAGTGGTCAAATCCGGAGAAACTCCGCAAGCACCTGGGGATCACCGTGCAGCGTGATAATACTTACAGGCATGTTCCTGCAACAGGTACCGAGATAGAGTCGGATCTCTACGATCACTTCGTCGCTGATGTCTTGAACGACGTCTATGTCGTTCGGACCAATTGTCTCGGCTATCTGTACAGCGCGGCCAGAAACTACCAGCTTAACCTCTACAAAAGAGCGAAGTCTCGTCCGGCCCTAGAAGGGGTGCCCCCTCCCTCGAATGCGGAAGGAGAGCGGTCGGAAGATGAGACGGCCTTGGACAAACTGGCCACTGACCAGCAGAGGCAGAAGGCTGAGGCAGAGCGAGAGGCCGTGGAATCAAAACTCGACATGGACCGGCTGTTAGATCAAACGAACCTCACACCTCGCGAACGCGAACTTGCGGTCCTTCTGTGCCAGCCTTCTCAACTTACCCAGAAAGAGATCGCCCGGCGAATGCATGTTACGCCCGCAAGAATCAGCCAAATGATCAAGCAACTCGCCTCGAACCCGGTGCTCAAGCAAGCTTACGCCAGGCTTTAATCCAGCCCCCCCTTTCCTGGTCCCCTGAGGGTTTTAGCCGCCAGGATATTAACTTTCGCTTCCTCCCAGTTGTCTGTACACAGTAGAGGGCAATAAGACACCCTTTCCGTTCTGAGCCTTCCTGGACGGCTAGGCGGAGTCTGAACGTGGCAATCCAGTTCGTGACAAGAGGAGGAGCAGCGATGGGAGAGACTCAGGAATCGGGGCGGTTCGAGACCGTGGAGGATGGCGCGGCGATGGACGGTAGAGATCGCTGGGCCCCCGCCGAGCCGGGGGAGCGCGAGGTCGTGATCCAGTTTGATATGGCCAGCGGAGGGATGGCGCTTGTCTTTACATCGTGGCCAGGGTGGTATTCGAAGTTCCGGCGGAACCCCTCGGCCCGGCTGCTG comes from the bacterium genome and includes:
- a CDS encoding sigma-70 family RNA polymerase sigma factor gives rise to the protein MNRAKTLPNRLQTPWSGEILSGRINRLMRTNVIWHPIFSPEFNTDDWVLIPGWHFMWGWTSNRPHAPGAAKFHPEDWGTDTLADWVPVRVPVPLHRLKKTPRQVSCSFEDFLRKYQPVGMLILKEWLLYMRPHVADLFQHPEDYSELVVWIALCGLKFTVEQAEAIRGFLTNRVIQKLKWSNPEKLRKHLGITVQRDNTYRHVPATGTEIESDLYDHFVADVLNDVYVVRTNCLGYLYSAARNYQLNLYKRAKSRPALEGVPPPSNAEGERSEDETALDKLATDQQRQKAEAEREAVESKLDMDRLLDQTNLTPRERELAVLLCQPSQLTQKEIARRMHVTPARISQMIKQLASNPVLKQAYARL